The sequence AGCACCTCCGTTTGACTTTGCTTAACCACTTTCTCCTTAAAAGTTGCATAATCCGAACAGCCTACACTTCCCGCATCAACAACTGTCGTCACTCCCTGCTCGATACCAATCAGATCAGTATCTATTCCAAGTTCCGTATGCTCCGTGAAAATATGCACATGGATATCGATAAACCCCGGTGAAACATAGCAACCTTCAGCATCTATATAGGTTACATTTGTAACATCCATCTCTTCAGGTGCCACTAAAAACCCATTTTGTATAGCAATTTCTTTTATCTCAATCGTCTGCTGTTCTGGATCAATGACATAACCATTTTTAATGATGACTCCGTCTCCCATCGAAACACCCTCTAACTTCTTAAATATTGCAGAATGGCAATGACTTCAGCTTCATGTGCCTGCAACTCATGCGCATACAAAATTCCCCTAATCCTCATAATTTTTTCTTCACTATGAGAATAGCTGCTAGAATAAGCATAGTTATCATATTGTTTATCGAAATAATAACGATGAACCATTAAAAAAATGTGTAACATCAGTGCCTGTTTCTTGGATCCTTCAATTTCGTCTTCAAAAGCTAGCTGAATTTCCTGGTTAATCTCAAAACCTTTTAAAATAATTTCTTGACTGACAAATTCCGAATCCCGACTACTAACTTTCTCCTCAATACTTTCTACCGAGTTGTTATATTGAAAGTTTTTTTCATGAAGCAATTCTTTCACCTTATGTTTAATCGCTTCGATATCTTTTTTACTAGGTAACGGGTCTACAATTACGACAGGAAGATCTATTTCAATTGGGAAAATACTAATAATAAAATCGACTTTTTCCCGACTACAAATTTCACCAACTTCCATAATCGAACAGTTCTTGACAATTTCAATATCAAAAATTTCTCTTTCCACTCGGTTTTTAATAAGACGCGCTACACCTCTTCCAGTCGAACAGACATATAAAGTTCGAATTTTCCCCTTTTGATTAAATTTCTTTTCATATGAGACGATAAAATGAAGAACAATTAGTGACACAAACGAATCGGGTACCGAAACTTTTTGAGTTGCTAAATACAGATGGCAAGCCTTTTGAATAACTAAAAACAATTCCAGGTACTCTCTCTTTAATTCCTTCGTGAAGGGATTAATTTCAATAAAATTAATTTCACCCCTTTGAAAACGAAGCGACAAATGGGCAAAGAGGTTATTGTATAGTTTTGGATCTTTGTGATAATGAATTCCTTGTACATCACTCACATATTGAATGATTTCTTTTGTCACTTTAACAATATCAATTTGATTAAGATTATTATCCATCTCGCCCGAGACATAGCGGTACTCCTCTTCAAACAATGGATACTGCATCTGCTGATAGACATTTTCCATTAACTGCACCGTTAAATTAGTCGGCTCTGGTCTAGTGAAAATACGATAATCCTTCATCGTAAATCCCGCTTTCATACGCGTAATGGAAATCGTTAATCGAAATAGAATTCTTAATACATCCGATTCATGGAGCTCGTGTTTAGCTGTTGAAGATAATAACTTCGCAATCTGATTTTCAACAATTTGATAATAGGGCAGAATATCCGTAAATAGCATTAGCCCTTCATCTGATGTATCACGATTCGTCACATGACTCATAATTTTATACACTTCGTTATTCGTCAAGTTCGCATGGAGCAAATGCTCAAACAGTAATCGCAGTGAAAGTTCTTCTCCCACAAGCTTATAACCTGTTCGATGCTTTCTTTCCAACTCAATTCCCCAAGGTTGTAAGTACTCAGTTACTTGTTTAATATCGTTCAAAGATGTATTTCTACTGACATCTAGCCGCTCTGAAAAAGTAGATGCCGTTATATAGTCCATGTCGACAAGCATATACATAATCATTTTTCTTACCCTTGCTTCTTGATTCAGATAGACATTATTTCGCTCAATTTCCGGCAGGGTATGCATAATAGCTATTCGTCTTTCCTTATCACAATCAAGCCAAATCCCTTTCGTTGGCTGTGAGAACACCTCAATGCCTTGCTTATTCAACCAGCTTTTCACATCGTCCAAGTCATATTTAATCATTCTTTTACTGACTTCAAATTCTTCGGACAAATCCTTCAAGGACATAGGACTTCCCGCTTCAAGAAGCTTTGTCAATAGTTGAAACCCTCTAACAGTAAGCAATTTTATCACCTCCATTTATGGATCAATGTTGTTAGTTTGCTCATGGATTTAACAAGCAACTAGCACTGGGTATTTTCTTCAAAGAGGATCTTTCAACACATCTTATACTTATTACTTTAAACTTTCAGTCAATTAATATAAAGACAAAATCCCTTCCCCATAGATGAGGAAGGGATTTGGAGATGAAAAAAGCTCACCGATTAGTCATATCGAGTGAGCCTTCTATTTTTCACAATCAAATTATTAGTTAACCAACAAACCAGCCTTCAATTTCCCGTGCCACTCCAATAAACTACCAATCGACTCTTCACTAATCGCACCGCTTTCCTGTGCCGCTTCAGCAAGAGCGCCAAAGTCAGTCAGGCTCGTGTACGTCAGTCCTGCAGATGCGAACGTTTCGTCAGCGCTTTGGAGTTCGTATGTAAAGATTGAAACAACTCCTGTTACTGCGATGCCTTCTGAACGAAGTGCTTCTGCCGCATTTAAGCTACTACCACCAGTAGAAATCAAATCTTCAATGATGATTGCTTTATCAGCAGCATCAATTTTCCCTTCGATTTGACGGCTACGACCGTGGCCTTTTGCTTTCGAACGGATATAGACCATTGGCAAGCCAAGAATATCTGCTACCCATGCTGCATGTGGAATACCCGCTGTTGCCGTTCCAGCAATCACTGTTGTTTCTGGATATTGTGTACGAATGATGTCCGCAAGTCCTTGTGCAATTTGTTTGCGTCCAACTGGATCAGACATTGTCAAACGGTTATCGCAGTAAATCGGTGATTCAATGCCGGATGCCCATGTGAATGGCTCATTCGGGCTTAATTCAACCGCCCCTACGTTTAATAGAATTTTAGCGATGTCTTTTTTCTGCATCATCATTCTGTCCCCTTCCACAATGCATTGATTTGTTCATAGGCCGTACGCGGATCTGCCGCCTCTGTAATTGCGCGTCCCACAACGATATGAGTTGAACCCGCCAGGCGTGCTTCTACTGGTGTTGCAATACGTTTTTGGTCATGCGCGCCACCGTCTGCCAGACGAATACCTGGTGTAACTTTGAAAAACTCTTTGCCGCAAAGCTCTGTAATAATTGCTGATTCATGGACAGAACACACGACTCCGTCTAGTCCCGCCTCTTTCGTCAACTTCGCATATTGTAAAACAGATTCTTCCAATGAAGCCTCAATTAGCTGTTCTTCACGTACTTGGCGCTCGTCAGTTGACGTCAATTGTGTAACCGCAATGATCGAAGGACGTACAATGCCGGATGGTGTGCCTTTATCCAATCCTTCAAGTGCCGCCTCCATCATCGTTTTGTTGCCTGCTGCATGGACATTGACGAGGTCAACGCCGAAGCCCGCGAGCACTTCCATCGCTGACTTCACCGTGTTTGGAATATCATGCAATTTCAGATCAAGAAAAATGTCATAGCCAAGCTCTTTCAACCGAGCGATAATGGCAGGTCCTTCTTTGTAATAAAGCTGCATGCCGACTTTGACGTTGACATTTCCATCAAACGCACGAAGGAAGTCAAACGTCTTGTCAGCTGAATCAAAATCGAGTGCAATAATCGGTGATGTTTTCATAAACGGTGGCTCCTTCCGATTAGTTCAGATATATGATTGATCCCAAGCTCATCTAACTTCGCTGGTAATTCCTCAATGATTTGCGGACAGATAAACGGATTGACAAAGTTCGCCGTGCCTACTGCCACAGCACTTGCACCCGCAGATAGGAAGTCGATGACGTCAGCTGTTTCTGATACGCCACCCATGCCGATAATCGGAATATTAACCGCTTTGCTTACTTCATAAACCATTCGAATTGCCACTGGCTTCACTGCTGGTCCAGACAAACCGCCTGTACCATTAGCGATAACAGGGCGACCTGTTTTCTGATCTAAGCGCATACCAACCAGCGTATTAATCATCGTGATACCGTCCGCTCCACCGGCTTCTACCGCTTTAGCAATCTCAACGATATCTGTAACGTTTGGAGATAGTTTCACATAAACAGGTACTTGAGAAACTTCCTTCACAGCTCTTGTCAGCTCTTTAGCCACTTCAGGATCTGTTCCGAAAGTAATCCCACCTGCTTTAACGTTCGGACAAGAGATATTCAATTCTAATGCTTTAACGTTTGGTGCCTTGGACACTTCTTTCGCCACTTCGACGTAGTCCGCTGTTTCTGTACCTGCAACGTTGGCAATAATCGGCACATCAAACTGTTCAAGCCACGGCAATTCGCCTTCCAACACGCCTTTTAGACCCGGATTTTGCAGGCCAATTGCATTGAGCATTCCCGAAGCCGTTTCCGCCACGCGCGGTGTTGGGTTGCCGAGTCTAGTTTCCAGCGTTGTCGCTTTAATCATAATTGCGCCAAGCAACGATAAATCGTATAACCCGCCGTATTCTTTACCAAATCCGAAACAACCAGATGCCGGCATAATCGGGTTTTTCAATTGCAAGCCAGGTAGTTCAATCGCTAGTCTATTCATATGGCCACCACCCCTGCCTGGAAGACAGGACCGTCTGAGCATACTTTAACGTACGCCTTGTCGTTCCCTTCCGTCGTTTGACAAACACATGCGAAGCAAGCGCCAATACCGCAGCCCATTCGTTGTTCGAATGATAGGAAGCCCTTTTTACCCGCATACATTTTTTCCACAGCATTCAACATCGGCATAGGTCCGCAGCTATAATACGTTGTAAAATCATTACCTAACTTCTCCATAACAGTCGTGACGAATCCAGCAGTTCCAGCCGTCCCATCGACCGTCACGATATGTGTATCGCCAAGTGCCGCAAACTTTTCTTCATAAAATACAACATTTTCCGATTGGAATCCTAACACATGGACGCATGTTACGCCTTTTGCTGTTAGTTGCTTCGACAATTCATAAAGGGGCGGGACACCAATGCCCCCACCAATTAAGATTGCCGTCTCTCCCACTGACGTTTCATTCACAGGAAAACCGTTACCTAGTGGACCGAGTACATCGACTTCGTCGCCAGTACGTTTTTGTGAAAGAAGGGTTGTTCCACGCCCTTCTGCACGATAAATGATTGTCATTTCGCCAGCCTCTTTATCAATGGACGCGATTGAAATTGGACGTCGTAACAGTGGCTCAAATGAGTCGGCCACTCGGATATGGACAAACTGGCCCGGGGAAGAAATTTCCCCGACCAATTTTCCTGACAGTACCATTTCAAAATTATTATGGGCAATTTGCCGTTGTGATATGACCTTCATACGATCCTGAATAATCATAGCTGTATCCCCATTTCCTCCGTTTGGAACGTCATTGATTCGATAACACGCAGCATTGCATCTGCTGTATCAAGTGAAGTGAAGCAAGGAACGCCATTTTCAACCGATTCACGGCGAATTCTAAAGCCGTCACGCTCTGGCTGTTTGCCTTTTGTCAACGTATTGATGACTACTTGTGCCTCTCCTTTTTGAATCACGTCAAGAAGAGTCGGCCCTTCAGAACCAATCTTGTCGACAACTTTCACTGGAATACCTAGATCTCTCAATACTTTCGCTGTACCTTCTGTTGCCAAAATACGATAACCGATTGCAGTAAAGCGTTTTGCTAGACCAATCATTTCTTCTTTATCTTTATCCGCTACTGTCATGAGCACGGAGCCGTATTCTTTAATTTCCATACCCGCTGCTACAAGGCCTTTGTACAATGCTTTTTCAAGTGTTATATCTTTCCCCATAACTTCACCAGTCGATTTCATTTCAGGTCCGAGTGTAATGTCAACCCGACGCAATTTCGCGAATGAAAACACCGGTACTTTGACATAAACGCCTGCTGGTGCTTGTGCAAGCCCATTTTTGTAGCCTTGTTCAATGATTGACTGTCCGAGAATCGCTTTTGTTGCGATGTTCGCCATCGGGATATCCGTAATTTTACTTAAGAATGGCACTGTTCGGCTCGAACGTGGATTCACTTCGATGACGTACACTTGCCCTTCTGAAATAACGAACTGGATGTTCAACAAACCAACGATTTTCAAGCCTTTTGCCAAGCGTGTCGTATAATCCGTGATCGTTTCCATTTGAGAAGCCGACAAGTTTTGTGGTGGATAGACCGCAATCGAATCCCCTGAGTGGACTCCAGCACGTTCAATATGCTCCATGATGCCTGGAATTAACACGTTTTCTCCGTCACAAATACCATCAACTTCAATTTCGATTCCTGTTAGATAACGGTCAACAAGAATTGGATGGTCAGGGCTTGTTTCTACTGCATGCTCCATATAATGAAGTAACTCTTCTTCACGATAGACAATTTCCATCGCACGTCCGCCAAGTACATAGGACGGTCTAACGAGTACCGGATAACCGATTTCATTGGCAATGACGACTGCTTCTTCTACTGACATAGCTGTCTTGCCAAGTGGTTGTGGAATGCCGATTTCACGGAGTGCACTCTCGAACTTATCGCGATTTTCTGCACGGTCAATGTCCTCAAGAGATGTACCTAAAATTTTCACGCCACGTGCTTCAAGCCCATCTGCCAAGTTAATAGCTGTCTGTCCACCGAACTGAACAATAACACCCTCTGGCTGCTCCAAATCGATGATATGCATAACATCTTCAATTGTTAATGGCTCAAAGTATAATTTATCGGAAATCGAGAAGTCCGTTGATACCGTTTCTGGGTTGTTGTTGATGATGATTGCTTCGTAACCTGCTTGCTGAATCGCCCATACAGAGTGTACCGTTGCATAATCAAACTCAACACCTTGGCCGATTCGAATTGGGCCTGACCCTAAAACGATGACACTTTTCTTGTCAGATTTAACGGATTCGTTCTCATCCTCATATGTGCCATAGAAATACGGTGTATCCGACTCGAATTCACCCGCGCATGTATCTACTTTTTTATATACGGGAATGAGTCCTTGCTCTTTACGCCAGTCATAGACAGCACGCTCATTCGTATTCCACAGTTCTGCAACCGTTACGTCGGAGAAGCCCATACGCTTAGCTGTACGTAATGTAGCAAAATCGAATGGATTCGATTGGAGTACCGCTTCAAATTGGACAATTTTCTCTAACTTACGTAGGAAAAACACGTCAATCTGGCTCCACTCATGAATTGCAGCAACCGTTACACCTCTACGGAATGCTTCGCCGATGAAGAATAGTCGTTCATCCCCCGCACGACGGATGCGTTTTTCAATCCATTCGTCTGTCATATCCACACCATTTTTCAACGATAAACCAAATTGTCCTGTTTCAAGTGAACGCACTGCTTTCAAGATAGACTCTTCAAATGTGCGACCAATCGCCATCACTTCACCAGTCGCTTTCATTTGCGTACCCAAATTCCGTTTCGCTGATTCAAATTTATCGAACGGCCAGCGTGGAATTTTTGTCACGATGTAATCAAGTGCTGGTTCGAAGCAAGCGTATGTTGTTCCTGTGACAGGATTCATCATTTCATCTAACGTTAAACCTACTGCAATTTTCGCAGCCAATTTCGCAATTGGATAGCCTGTTGCTTTCGATGCTAGTGCAGATGATCGGCTGACACGTGGATTTACTTCAATGATGTAGTAATCGAAGCTATGCGGATCAAGCGCAAGCTGGACGTTACAGCCTCCTTCGATGCCAAGCGCACGAATAATTTTCAAGGAAACATTACGCAACATTTGATTTTCACGGTCTGTCATCGTCTGGCTTGGTGCCGCAACGATGGAGTCACCTGTATGGATACCGACTGCATCGACGTTTTCCATATTACAAACGACAATGGCGTTATCTGCTGAGTCACGCATCACTTCATATTCGATTTCTTTAAAGCCCGCAATTGATTTTTCCAGTAGACATTGTGTCACCGGGCTATATTTCAAGCCACTTGCGACGATTTCTTCAAGTTCTTTATCGTCATGACAAATCCCGCCACCTGTACCACCAAGCGTAAATGCAGGGCGAACAATAACTGGATAGCCAATTCTTTCAACGAATGCATAGGCCTCTTCAAGGTTATGGATAATATCACTTTCTGGCACAGGCTCGCCCAGTTCGTTCATCAGCGTTCGGAATAAATCACGGTCTTCCGCCTGATGAATGGCATTGAGCTTTGTCCCTAGAATTTCAATGTTCAGCTCATCTAAAATACCTGATTCATGCAATTCGATTGCCATGTTTAAGCCCGTTTGTCCACCGAGTGTCGGCAGTAATGCATCCGGGCGTTCTTTGCGTATGATACGGCTGACAAATTCAAGTGTAATTGGTTCGATGTAAACTTTATCGGCTACTTCTGTATCTGTCATAATCGTCGCAGGGTTCGAGTTAATGAGAATAACGCGGTAGCCCTCTTCTTTTAAGGATAGACAAGCTTGTGTTCCCGCATAGTCAAACTCAGCGGCCTGCCCAATAACAATTGGACCTGACCCGATTACTAGTATAGTTTCAATATCTTGACGTTTAGGCATTGAAATTCTCCTTTCGGCTGCTCGTTTTCATGCTATCTGTAAAGCGATCAAACAGGTGGTTCGAATCCTCCGGTCCAGGTGAAGCTTCTGGATGGAATTGTACCGAAAATGCTTCGTACTCTGTGCTCTTGATCCCTTCAATTGAACTATCATTTAATGCTCTATGTGTAATTTCCAGATTCGTTCCTTCAAGTGATGCTTCAACAACTGCGTAGCTATGCCCTTGAGAAGTCAATTCTGTACGGCCTGTCGCCAAATCTTTGACAGGGTGATTTCCACCATAGTGACCGTTTTTCAATTTAACTGTACGCGCACCACATGCTAGTGCTAGCAATTGATGACCAAGACCAATTCCGAAGATTGGTGCTTTGCCTAGTAATTCTTTGATTGTTACTACTGCACCTTCAACATCCTCAGGATTCCCCGGTCCGTTTGACAGGACAATGCCATCTGGGAATAAAGATAGAATGTCTTTTGTAGACGTATTATATGGGACGACAATGACGTCGCAATCACGTTTATTTAATTCGCGTAAAATACCGTGCTTCATACCGTAATCGATGAGAACAACACGTTCTTCACTACCTGGACTTGCATACGATTTTTTCGTGGATACCCGTGCAACAAGATCAGTTGGTAACGTATAGTTAGCTGCCTCTGCAATCGTCTCTTCAACATTTACTTCTTCACCTGCTGCTGTCAAGATGCCTTTTAGCGGCCCTTTGTTACGTAATAGACGCGTCAGCTTTCTTGTGTCAATTTCTTGAATACCCGGAATTCCTTTTAATGTCAACAATTCATGCAATGTCATACCGCTACGGAAGTTGGATGGCTCGTCTTCCAATTCACGAACAACAATGCCGCTTGCTACTGGCTCAATGGATTCATAGTCATCTCGGTTAATGCCATAGTTCCCAATCAGCGGGTACGTCATAACGATAATCTGTCCACAGCCTGATGGATTTGAAATCGTCTCCTGATAGCCTGTCATGCCTGTTGTAAAGATTGTTTCTCCAATTGAAGCTGCGTCAGAACCAAATGCGATTCCTTCAAAAATCGTACCGTCTTCTAAAATGAGCATGCGTTTTTTCATCATTGTCCATCCTCCCAAACGACTTGTCCGCCGAAAATTGTTGTTACTGGCCAGCCAGTACATGCCCAGCCGTCAAACGGTGTATTCTTCCCTTGTGATACGAATGTTGTACGGTCAATCTTTTGTTCTTTAGTTAAGTCGATTAATACTAGATCCGCTGTTGCGCCAACTTCAAGTTTGCCATATGGCAAGCCGAATACGTCCGCTGGTTTTTGCGTCATCCAATCGATCAGTTGCTTCAACGTCCATGTCCCTTTTTTCACAAAGTTTGTATAAAGCAATGGGAATGCCGTTTCAAATCCTGTAATGCCAAATGGTGCTGTTTTCATGCCATTCGCTTTTTCTTCTGCTGTATGTGGAGCGTGGTCTGTTGCGATGAAATCGAGTGTTCCATCAAGCAAGCCTGCGCGTAGTGCCTCAAGGTCTTCCTGTCCACGAAGTGGCGGGTTCATTTTCCAATCTGCATCGTCACCTGGGATATCATTTTCACATAGTAGAAGATGATGCGGACTCACTTCTCCTGTTACATGGATACCCGCTCTTTTCGCATCGCGAATGACACGAACCGATTCTTTCGTACTAACGTGACACACATGGTAATGCGCGCCTGCTGCTTCTGCTAATAAAATATCCCGTGCGATATGAACTGATTCTGCTATCGATGGAATTCCCGGTAAGCCAAGCTCTTTGTTTTTCTTACCTTCATGCATAGCACCGCCGTAAAT comes from Sporosarcina sp. FSL K6-3457 and encodes:
- a CDS encoding BglG family transcription antiterminator, translating into MLTVRGFQLLTKLLEAGSPMSLKDLSEEFEVSKRMIKYDLDDVKSWLNKQGIEVFSQPTKGIWLDCDKERRIAIMHTLPEIERNNVYLNQEARVRKMIMYMLVDMDYITASTFSERLDVSRNTSLNDIKQVTEYLQPWGIELERKHRTGYKLVGEELSLRLLFEHLLHANLTNNEVYKIMSHVTNRDTSDEGLMLFTDILPYYQIVENQIAKLLSSTAKHELHESDVLRILFRLTISITRMKAGFTMKDYRIFTRPEPTNLTVQLMENVYQQMQYPLFEEEYRYVSGEMDNNLNQIDIVKVTKEIIQYVSDVQGIHYHKDPKLYNNLFAHLSLRFQRGEINFIEINPFTKELKREYLELFLVIQKACHLYLATQKVSVPDSFVSLIVLHFIVSYEKKFNQKGKIRTLYVCSTGRGVARLIKNRVEREIFDIEIVKNCSIMEVGEICSREKVDFIISIFPIEIDLPVVIVDPLPSKKDIEAIKHKVKELLHEKNFQYNNSVESIEEKVSSRDSEFVSQEIILKGFEINQEIQLAFEDEIEGSKKQALMLHIFLMVHRYYFDKQYDNYAYSSSYSHSEEKIMRIRGILYAHELQAHEAEVIAILQYLRS
- the pyrE gene encoding orotate phosphoribosyltransferase gives rise to the protein MMQKKDIAKILLNVGAVELSPNEPFTWASGIESPIYCDNRLTMSDPVGRKQIAQGLADIIRTQYPETTVIAGTATAGIPHAAWVADILGLPMVYIRSKAKGHGRSRQIEGKIDAADKAIIIEDLISTGGSSLNAAEALRSEGIAVTGVVSIFTYELQSADETFASAGLTYTSLTDFGALAEAAQESGAISEESIGSLLEWHGKLKAGLLVN
- the pyrF gene encoding orotidine-5'-phosphate decarboxylase; translation: MKTSPIIALDFDSADKTFDFLRAFDGNVNVKVGMQLYYKEGPAIIARLKELGYDIFLDLKLHDIPNTVKSAMEVLAGFGVDLVNVHAAGNKTMMEAALEGLDKGTPSGIVRPSIIAVTQLTSTDERQVREEQLIEASLEESVLQYAKLTKEAGLDGVVCSVHESAIITELCGKEFFKVTPGIRLADGGAHDQKRIATPVEARLAGSTHIVVGRAITEAADPRTAYEQINALWKGTE
- a CDS encoding dihydroorotate dehydrogenase translates to MNRLAIELPGLQLKNPIMPASGCFGFGKEYGGLYDLSLLGAIMIKATTLETRLGNPTPRVAETASGMLNAIGLQNPGLKGVLEGELPWLEQFDVPIIANVAGTETADYVEVAKEVSKAPNVKALELNISCPNVKAGGITFGTDPEVAKELTRAVKEVSQVPVYVKLSPNVTDIVEIAKAVEAGGADGITMINTLVGMRLDQKTGRPVIANGTGGLSGPAVKPVAIRMVYEVSKAVNIPIIGMGGVSETADVIDFLSAGASAVAVGTANFVNPFICPQIIEELPAKLDELGINHISELIGRSHRL
- a CDS encoding dihydroorotate dehydrogenase electron transfer subunit encodes the protein MIIQDRMKVISQRQIAHNNFEMVLSGKLVGEISSPGQFVHIRVADSFEPLLRRPISIASIDKEAGEMTIIYRAEGRGTTLLSQKRTGDEVDVLGPLGNGFPVNETSVGETAILIGGGIGVPPLYELSKQLTAKGVTCVHVLGFQSENVVFYEEKFAALGDTHIVTVDGTAGTAGFVTTVMEKLGNDFTTYYSCGPMPMLNAVEKMYAGKKGFLSFEQRMGCGIGACFACVCQTTEGNDKAYVKVCSDGPVFQAGVVAI
- the carB gene encoding carbamoyl-phosphate synthase large subunit; translated protein: MPKRQDIETILVIGSGPIVIGQAAEFDYAGTQACLSLKEEGYRVILINSNPATIMTDTEVADKVYIEPITLEFVSRIIRKERPDALLPTLGGQTGLNMAIELHESGILDELNIEILGTKLNAIHQAEDRDLFRTLMNELGEPVPESDIIHNLEEAYAFVERIGYPVIVRPAFTLGGTGGGICHDDKELEEIVASGLKYSPVTQCLLEKSIAGFKEIEYEVMRDSADNAIVVCNMENVDAVGIHTGDSIVAAPSQTMTDRENQMLRNVSLKIIRALGIEGGCNVQLALDPHSFDYYIIEVNPRVSRSSALASKATGYPIAKLAAKIAVGLTLDEMMNPVTGTTYACFEPALDYIVTKIPRWPFDKFESAKRNLGTQMKATGEVMAIGRTFEESILKAVRSLETGQFGLSLKNGVDMTDEWIEKRIRRAGDERLFFIGEAFRRGVTVAAIHEWSQIDVFFLRKLEKIVQFEAVLQSNPFDFATLRTAKRMGFSDVTVAELWNTNERAVYDWRKEQGLIPVYKKVDTCAGEFESDTPYFYGTYEDENESVKSDKKSVIVLGSGPIRIGQGVEFDYATVHSVWAIQQAGYEAIIINNNPETVSTDFSISDKLYFEPLTIEDVMHIIDLEQPEGVIVQFGGQTAINLADGLEARGVKILGTSLEDIDRAENRDKFESALREIGIPQPLGKTAMSVEEAVVIANEIGYPVLVRPSYVLGGRAMEIVYREEELLHYMEHAVETSPDHPILVDRYLTGIEIEVDGICDGENVLIPGIMEHIERAGVHSGDSIAVYPPQNLSASQMETITDYTTRLAKGLKIVGLLNIQFVISEGQVYVIEVNPRSSRTVPFLSKITDIPMANIATKAILGQSIIEQGYKNGLAQAPAGVYVKVPVFSFAKLRRVDITLGPEMKSTGEVMGKDITLEKALYKGLVAAGMEIKEYGSVLMTVADKDKEEMIGLAKRFTAIGYRILATEGTAKVLRDLGIPVKVVDKIGSEGPTLLDVIQKGEAQVVINTLTKGKQPERDGFRIRRESVENGVPCFTSLDTADAMLRVIESMTFQTEEMGIQL
- a CDS encoding carbamoyl phosphate synthase small subunit; protein product: MKKRMLILEDGTIFEGIAFGSDAASIGETIFTTGMTGYQETISNPSGCGQIIVMTYPLIGNYGINRDDYESIEPVASGIVVRELEDEPSNFRSGMTLHELLTLKGIPGIQEIDTRKLTRLLRNKGPLKGILTAAGEEVNVEETIAEAANYTLPTDLVARVSTKKSYASPGSEERVVLIDYGMKHGILRELNKRDCDVIVVPYNTSTKDILSLFPDGIVLSNGPGNPEDVEGAVVTIKELLGKAPIFGIGLGHQLLALACGARTVKLKNGHYGGNHPVKDLATGRTELTSQGHSYAVVEASLEGTNLEITHRALNDSSIEGIKSTEYEAFSVQFHPEASPGPEDSNHLFDRFTDSMKTSSRKENFNA
- a CDS encoding dihydroorotase, whose protein sequence is MEKLIQGVQMLNEAGELITGDVKITGDKISAIGNGLDKGNAEIIEGNGLFLAPGFIDVHVHLREPGGEHKETIASGTHAAAKGGYTTICAMPNTRPVPDTKENLTLVNELIEKNARVRVLPYAAITIREAGKERTNLAELKEHGAFAFTDDGVGVQAAGMMYEAMQDAAAIGMPIVAHCEDNTLIYGGAMHEGKKNKELGLPGIPSIAESVHIARDILLAEAAGAHYHVCHVSTKESVRVIRDAKRAGIHVTGEVSPHHLLLCENDIPGDDADWKMNPPLRGQEDLEALRAGLLDGTLDFIATDHAPHTAEEKANGMKTAPFGITGFETAFPLLYTNFVKKGTWTLKQLIDWMTQKPADVFGLPYGKLEVGATADLVLIDLTKEQKIDRTTFVSQGKNTPFDGWACTGWPVTTIFGGQVVWEDGQ